The following is a genomic window from Pelodiscus sinensis isolate JC-2024 chromosome 12, ASM4963464v1, whole genome shotgun sequence.
TAAAGGCTGAATCTGAAATGTAGCTGTGTATGTTTATGCCAAAATAGATTTTCCCTGCAATGGGGGCGAAGTATGTGTGGGGTGCTTGCTCCCTCTTTATGCCTTTACATTTTTTTCCCGTATGGAAACATATTGAGCAATTCTGGCCTGGGGTAGAAATATTCTGTAAAGGAGCGTTTGCTGAGAttcacttaaaagaaaaaccacaATAAAGCtcaaattagagagagagagcgtgtgtgtgcGCCAGAAGGAAAATCAAAGTGTGTTAACCTGCTTGGAATGCTGGTGGAGAGTCACTGGGCTAGGAATACCTTGCTGTTGATGGTGTCCAAAGGCCGCTCTCaagggttacatctacactgccagttttgccgGCCGTGAGTAtacaaatgaggcacagattagcatattgccatacatcatttgcataatttatgcaagccgttttggaggggagggggaagtagtgtgcacgttttctttttgcgcaaaaacccccttttcccaccagaTCGGTaaaccttttttggggcataaggatctggcgggaaaagggggttttgtgcaaaaagaaaacgtccacactacatttttttctgaaaaacggcTTGTATAAATTAcacaaatgaggtgtggtgatatgctaatctgtgcctaATTTGCAAACTCGCTGCcagcaaaaccggcagtgtagacataagtcGTTTGGGCCCAAAACATAggtttagcttttttaaaaaagcaaacagcttTTGCCAAACCCAGCCTTCATCCAGCTATTGCATGTTGTTATTTAAATGAAATCTTCAAAAAAAAATATACAGTTTCCTGCCAGGTTGGAATCCTAGCTACAGCTGCACAGCCAGCTTGATTGTCCAGAGTAAAACCAGAAAGCAACGGCAACAAGGCTGGTTTCTTTGCTGAGGGAAATGCAGTATCTAAacaaaaaggctgtgtctagactggccagtttttccggaaaatcagctgcttttccagaaaaacttgccagctgtctacactggctgcttgaatttctgcaaaagcactgacttcctactgtaagaaaccagtgctttttgaggaaatactatgctgctcccatttgggcaaaagtcccttttgcgcaaaacttttgcgcaaaagggccagtgttgacagcagagatttgttttccgcaaaaaagccccgatcgcgaaaatggcaatcggggctcttttgcggaaaagcacgtctagattagccacggacgcttttccgcaaaaagtgcttttgtggaaaagtgtccgtgcccatctagactctgtgttccgaaaatgcttttaacagaaaacttttccattaaaagcatttccggaaaatcatgccagtctagacttagccaaaGTGTATGTGGGGCCAAAGTATGTCAAGCAATAAACGTGCCTGGCTCTTTTAGGGACCAGTCTCAAGTCCCTTGATCCCTTTCAGTTGACAATGGACAGCACATTTTTTCCAGAAGTCTTGAAAGGCTTTAAAAATGTACTATTATGGccatggggaaaccgaggcacagaaagATGAAGTGACTTTGTGTAGGCTCATACTCCAGGTTGAGGAGGCTCCCCTATGCCCCACAGCACTCCTCTCCCCCAAATTCAATCAGAGATATTTATGCTATAGGTCATAGGCAGGTCACTGGCCAGGACTTTTCTGTTTCTTGCCCGTGATCCTGTCCATGACTAAATTGTAGCCGTAATAATAAGCAACACGCAGAAGAGTTTGTGCCTTTTTTTGTGGCTGTATCTGATTTTTATCTTGGCAGTATCTCTTTAAATGTATTACGTTGGGATGTTGTTTCTTTTGCTCCtaatttttttggggaaaaaaaaggttatAATTTAAACATTCAGGagagaaaaatgtattttgtaaTAATCAAGCTGCTATTATTTTCCCCCCAGATAAAGAGAAAAGATGGAGATGATTCTTTTTTTAGCCACTGCGTGGATAAGAATGATAAGAATATATTTaacatttcctttcctttccagtcCACATACACAATAATTGCACTGTCACCAGAACACAgttggtgggggggaaagggggatggAGAACGAATGAAGATGCCAACTGAAAACTCTCATTTACTTCAGGACTCAGACAAAAGGCAACAAGGTAAAGATTAGCGGTTTCATGTCTAGTTTAAGGTTATCCTGGGTTGTAGccctccacagcaaaaaaaaGATTGTTCATCCTTATTAATGTAGGTGTGTCTCTCTTTGTGGGTGGGTGGCTAATGGATAGAAATGAATGAGACTTGACATAAGAGCTTATTGGACCCCAGCTGAGATAACACAATGCTCTGGCTGCTCCAGAAACAAACCGTCTCTGTGTGTCCGGATAGAAGATTGGATACGTTGTTCCACAGCGTGGCCCCCGTGGCAGCTTTGAGCAACTGCCCGGTCATTTCTGATTCCACGCGTGGGTGCTTGAGACAGGCCAGGTGCCAGCTTGAGAAACCTGGAGACTGGCGTTTGTCCATGGAACAAGTCTGGGCCATGTGTGACTTCTGTTCACGTGCATGCTGCCTGACCAGCGTTcctcagctagggttgccagatggttgaaacaaaaataccgaacactccccctgcaaaaaaacaaacaaacaaacaacaggaaaaaattctgttgaagggggaaaaagggggaaagggagaccaaagttgttgaggggggaaaaaaaaggactccaaggacttaagacAAAAAACACCCaaacaattaaaataaagcagcattaaaacagcatgtcctctTTAAGAGTGAGTACAAGGATAGGAACAGGAgagcggttgagcactaggtcttttggccggcagccattttgtgccagcagccttggggaaccaggtaagcatgggggctggggtcggggggggggggtgtcagccgacggtcagggcagtgtgtgcgtgtgtgttatacccaagtcttcaactgctgagacagagtctcgttgcagcgggcagcctaggaggctggagggcaccctgaaaagtagtttaacgtccgtgactttactgctaggaccgaggtcccgtcgcagagggtagccaaacaggctaacagacgccccagtgtgtacaggaagagcttattacgcttcagatttcagctgctagaatttcataattccttcgcagcgggcagcctcggggagactgagaagcgccccaactgaattttgccacctgggtgtgacacaaattcaaacgcccaagctctccctatatctgtcccttttatgaccggctgaagttcttttgtttgtgttcggttcgggtacagcagcacgggttcaagtcagaagcttgacacgcactggcttatttataggagaaagaaagagaaaagaaataaagaaacttggttcagtgtatatagatatatatattttataagtgaatgagggcaccccacttgttcccaaagtttatagcaaaatcaccttaccaaaggtgatttacaatagaaatgaagcagtttgactttaagaaaactataataaagtaactaacttacaacagagagacaattagagtgtacacataaagaaaaacacattgcaggtacaattctcacccctgcgttccagacttggcgtggccagcgtctttctctcaatccctcgggaagaagtagggcgaggttgggcgtcccacggacctcgggagacaatcaatacctgccagcaggtgtaggtgattggagctcaaattgggtgggcaactcaaccctctttataccccttgggtcacatgggcttcttcctggtcttaagtggccaatcaggaaaaatggctttgaatgccaagtttcccacgaagggtgcaaagcataattcacacctgggaagatgcagacaatgggcacctctggtatgtgatgggcgaagattcctctcccgagacagtgcaggcgtgtcaattactgatactagccatcacggcgacgggaggcctcccagtcgtcagctagcccatttactgtctggtttctgtttatggtagaataagggacaggcaccacacctgcgttcccagggcatcaaaggctgactgcctttctcttgctctctggggggggggaaaacaagatggggctcgtggaaaaacaagatggggttttgtctggctacattccacccccttgacacgcctcactatgtctcagaacgcaagatggcggtgatgccagcaccttttgcccttcttggaggaagctaaaatcgccctatcggcagggtctgatcagataattttggatcaagggattgattaggatcgcttcccaacgCCATATATCGGACCTGtacagaggaggtagcagtgtacaccaAACGcttaacaatacatagaagcatgcagcaagcaattacaacaagtaaaacggttaatatagtatttacaatagagtgaaggaatggagttaACGAAaatcctaggtgttgggctagccaatctagccatgaggcttttcCATCCTCAGTTACAGCATGTAGTACCTTAACAGCGCCCTTTATAGCGAGTACATCTTGTTCAATTTGTCCTGATTTATTTACATAGAAGCAGCAAGATTGGTTGATTACCGCACATACTCCCCCCTGTTGGGCCAAAACTGCATCCAAGGCTATTCTGTTCTGCAGGGCAAAACGGGCTACTGATTGAATTTGCTCGTTAAGCAAGCCCAGAGCATCTGCAGTGTGGTTGAGTGCCTGTTCTATTTGCCCAGATACATTTACTATTGCCTTCTCTAGCTCAGCTACTCCAAGCCAGGGCAGGAGCGCACGGACGAACTGGTGGAAGCCTGTGGGACGTATTATAAGGGGATTAGTGGAAAACCTTCGTGGTGACCGGTGTAAGAAGCTCCCAAGATTAGTAATACCAGGAGCCATAATGTGAGGGTGTACAGTGAGTCCCCCAGGGGCAGCGTGCCCCATTGAGCAGCGCCCCATCCAATTCAGTGGCAGATACTTGTAGGCTTTCTGCccgcaaatgaaaaagagtcctgGCTCCTCCTTCAGAATGGGGGAGTAGGGTCCCTTATACCACCCTGTTCCAGTGGGTCCTTTCTTTGGGGTATGGTGGGTAGCACAGTAACTATCATTAGCAGCTGTGCAATGTAAGGCAAGCAGCAAATCCTGTAGGACCTGGTCCGCTGCAAAAAGCTCTGTCCTAGCGCACTGGTTTGGGAGTAGGGTATTACTGGTTACCAGTGTGGGGTTGTATATTTGACCGGTGTTAGGAATTATGAATAATGACTGATTGTACCAGGCTTTTCCCTCCAGGTATTGGCTGAAGTTTAGGGGAATAATGGTGACATTGCTAGATAGTGGTGTGCCACTGTGGGAGATATTATATCCCCCGCACCTTAAGGGTTTTTGGTGGGTTGCACTGGGATAGACATCCCAGACCTTTAGTTTCTTATTAAAACTTACTATGTGGGTGCACTGCTGATCCCCTAACCACCCGAGGTGAGGTCCTGTACCATTTTTGTTCTCAAAGCAGATGGGGTATACTTCCCTAGAGGTTCCTGTTATATACTCCAGAGGTTGACCCCATAGTGTAGGTTGCCATTGTCCATGCCACCCCCAAGTTCCCTTCCCAGAGTCATTTAAAAGTTTGTAGtcgctggagctgctgtcatcaAACCAGGCTGGTCCCCACTTGAAAACGTTGCTCTTGTTCCACCAGTCATTTAAGTTTAAAGGGACAAATTCAACTCCCAGTCCTGTGGGGGAACCTAGCAGGGTACATATCCAGCAGTTTGTAGCATCGGCTGCAGAGGCAATAGTCTGGATAGCATTCCTGAGAGGGTGCTCTGGTACAGCGGAGATCGCAGTGATTAGGAGAAACAGCAAAGCTCGATCCGGAGTCATGCTGCGTCTTGAGTTGGGTAATGAGGTATTGTTCTCTTGTTAACTCCTTCCctgcaacaaaacaaaaagtcagccggtcttggatacaatccaagcctcagaaATGGTTAGTGGCAGTTTGTTGGGGTTTGCAATAATCCAAACGCCCTTGTTTTTATAAGACTGAAGTACACAGGTATGTGTGCCCAGGCTGGGGTGTTTGACCACAACAGTATCCCCAGGGGCATATTTGGAGTCCGTTAGTGGTGTCCCTGGAGTCAGAGAGGCTTTCCTTGTTGGGAAAAATCCTTTGCTAATTGGGCTACCCGTAGGGGTTTGCCGATTGTTTAGCCGTTGAACCACGGCATCCAGTCTGCCTCCCCAGGTTCCCTCTGTAGGCTTAAGGTGGTATTTTAGCAGTCCATTCCATCTCTCAATTATGCCATTGGACTGAGGTCGGTATGGGAGGTGAAAGGTCCATTGGACTCCATTCTGGAGAGCCCACTCCTGGACaggcttgtttttaaaatgtgagccaTTGTCAGATTGAATTTCCTGAGGTGTTGGGACAAGTGCAATTAGGCGATTCAGTCCCATAATTGTGGATAGTCCTGTTGCTAAACGAGTAGGGTAAGCGAACCCTATACCTGAGATGACTTCCACTCCTGTGAGAATGTATTTCCACCCTTGCCTGGTGGTGGACAATGGACCCACATAATCGATCTGCCAGGTCCCCCATAGCGTTTTCCCATCCCTTAGTTTGGCAAACCGTTGTCCTTCCGTGATATGCCTCCTGGTCTCAGTACATGTAGTGCAGGCTTGCACTAAATCCCTAGCCTGTTGGTGGGTGATGGGCCACCCCCTGATATGTGCCTGCCTCACCAGCTCCTCACTCCCCGTGTGTCCCAGATTTTCATGCAGCCAGATGTATAGGCGTTCCCAGTCCACCTGGGTAACAGAGATCTGTGCTGCTTCATCAGCTAGGTTATTCAATTGTGCAGTTggggtgttattcttttggtgtGCTGACACATGTCCAATACTTAGGGGTTGCTGGGTGGCATGGTGGTATATCCACTTCCAGTACTCTAATCCCCATACGGATTTCCCTCCTATTTCCCAGTGGTTATTTTtccagttagttatccactgggtggctcctgcccatacagcataggagtccGTATAGATAGTACTAGCACCTGCTTCACAAGCCAGCTTGATTGCTGCTAgttctgcaagctgagctgatcCGTCCACATCGGTGGTTAAGGGTGTGGTGGAATTGTCTGCTGGAACAGCTGCAGCCTTTCCTTTCCATCTCCCTTTAATCAATTTAGCACTACCGTCTGTGAACCACACTCCCTCAGGGTGAGATGGGTCAAATGCAGCGGCGTTTTGaatgggagagggctgtgggggcaggtgaTATTCACTGGGCATTCCTACCCTCCACAGAGACTCCTTAATCATAGTGGGGTTCTGTGCGGAGTCTGCACCACCCACTCTGTAGTGTATGTACAGTGCCCATTTCTGGGTGGTCATTTTCTGTGCTACTCCTGGCGGCAGCTCCTTTCCTTCCAATATGGGCTTAATAATTGGAAGGGGAGTGTGTATGGTTATAGCGCGATTTTGTGTTAGCTCCTCAGTCTCCCTTAGAGCAGTATAGGCTGCCAGGAGCACTTTCTCATAGGGAGTGTAATTGGCTTGCGATCCCTGCCATGACTTTGAGCCGAATTGTATGGGGCGGCGGGGTGCAGTTTCACTCTCTTGCCATAGGGCATAAGACATTCCCGTAGCTCCTATGGTGAGATACACGTGGAATGGAGCATCGGGATGGATTGGACCCAGAGCTTGGTATGTGTGTATTTCGTTTATTAGCTGCCGCAGCGCTTCCTCATGTACAGGGGTCCATTCCCAAACAGAACTTTTCTTTAGCAGATTATACAGTGGTCGGGCAATTACAGCAAAACCGGGCACATGTTTTCGCCAAAACCCTAAAACTCCCAGAGTTTGCCTTAGTTGGGACTTGTCCCCAGGTGAAGgtgcctggctcagttcctgtACAGTGTCATCAGGCACAGACCTCCGCCCTCCCATCCAGACAGCACCCAGGAACTTCACCTCATGAGAGGGACCCTGGCACTTATCTGGGGGTAAAGCTAACCCAAGATTTTCTAAGGCAGTCTTTACTAAGTCCACAGCTTGCTGCACTTCTTCAGTAGTGTCCCCTCCTATTAGGATATCATCTATATATTGCAGCATTTGGATACTAGGTGGCATGGTTAAACCATCTAGGACCTTTGACAGTGCCCCATGGCAAATAGTGGGGGAATGTTTGAACCCTTGGGGCATACGTGTGAAAGTGTATTGGACACCCTTCCATGTAAAAGCAAATCTGTTCTGGTCTGCAGGCTGTAAAGggaccatgaaaaacatgtccttTATATCTAGCACAGCTAGCCATTGCTTGTTCCAAGTTTGTATGGTATTTACAATGCTTGCTATGTTGGGGACTGCTGCTGTTAGGGGTCCTGTGTTACTGTTTAATTTTCTGTAATCAATTGTGAGCCTCCATTTACCATTAGGTTTCTTTACTGGCCATACCGGGGAGTTGTAAGGGGAGTGAGTGCGAATTAAGACTCCCCTTgtttccagatctttaattagCTCAGTGACAGGCACTACAGCTTCAGCTGGGACATTGTATTGTTTTACATGAGTCACAGCTGAtggtgggagagcaggagcttgGGCTAGTAACCTGACACTATAAAGAggaactttcccctcctccaggaTTGTTGTGCTGGGTTTGCAGCCAGCTCCGAATGCCCACCTTTCCCCACCAATGATTCCTTCCTTGCCCTTTAGGATGTCCATGCCCAGTATATTGGCATTCCCAAGTATTAACTCATGTTTCCTGGGCTGCTGGTAGGGGTTTAAAGGGATATCCAGTTTTACTTTGACCAGCGGGTAAGACACAATAGTGCCGTTTACTCCTGTAACCAAAACCTGCTTTCGGCCAGAAGGTGGAGGTCCAAgaaagttttctcttttaatcATGGATAATTGGGCTCCAGTGTCTACCAGGAAAGAGACAGCAGTCTTATCATTAACTGTTACTAAAATCCGGGGGTCGTTGTTAggattttctctctctgcctgctcAAGTTTACTTATACAGAGAGAGATTGGACCCCCGCTTGTTAGTTTCCCTGGTCAATTTCAACAAGCGGCAGCAGCTCATGTAGTTGCTGCCTTAGCTGTGCATGAGGAGGGTCAGAGCTGATGTGGGGAGCACTAGGAGTTACTGCTGCTTTCTCCTGCTCAACTCCCTTTGAGGCAGCCAGAAGCTTTAGCTTATCGGTTGCCAGCCCATGTAATAGATCTCGGGTGAACCCTAGATCCAAGCACCGTTTCCACAATTTAGTCCTAAATTCCCTCTCCTGTGGTGTTACTTCGCGTCTAGGCCTAAAGCCTTCCTGCTTGCTTCTATAATCTCCTTTTAAATTCCGCACCTTAACTTTAACctgcggtgcctcagtttccccaaattcTCGGAGATCCCGCAGCATAAAATCAAATAAGTCTTGATAGGTCATGCGGTGGTCCTGAGCATGATTTCTTGTGGCTAGTGCTATAGCCTTATAGGATCCGGGAGCCCCTTTTAGCACTGGTCTTAAATCTCCTGTCACTACCTGTTGTTCCCATGGGCTCTCTTCCTGCCTCCCATTTTGGGGACCCCCTTGACGGAGCATAGCTATTATAGCAACAGTTTGTAGGGCTCCTCTAAGTTCATCCCCATTAATCCATGGGATGCTAGTGGGTTCACCTCTGTCAGCGTGGTGAATTCCCCGAGCCCATCTACAGGCAAAGGTCCAGATAGACTTTGGACCCTCCTGATTCCTGGGGCTAAGGAATACTCCTGCACCCAGATTTACCCTGCCACACTCCCGGGAGGACAGTTGGGTATGGCCAGCTCCTGTGTCCCATATCCTAGCTAGCCACTCTatcaccccttccccaggtctcTTGGCAAATTCGTCCTGGATCTTTCTCAACTCTGCAGGCTCATAACTGCGAGTAGTAATTCGGGTGGGTCGGGATTCTGTCCTTTTGCTAGTGGAGGGGTTATCTTCATCAACCTCACTCTCATCTTTCTCAGTTAGGTCCTTTTGGTATGTGATGATGGGTCTCATGTGGACAGGGGGATTCCCTAACTCAGGGGAGGTGGGACACTCATCATCGGAGGAGTCCCAGATGTCTCCATCCCAATCCTCCGGATCTACCCAGAGAGCAGCCTCTACTTTGGCTTGATTAATTTTTCGGGGCTTGCTCTCTAATCTCGCTctcctttctgctccctccctttttaTTATTGGAGCAAGACGTTGTTCTAATTGGTGCACATCATTGCTCAGCAAGCGCGCCCGGGTGTCTAGGTTCTGGCAGCGCCGCTCTAGCTCATCCCTCTCCTTCTGTACCCTTTCAAGCTCCATTTCcaattttaaatggcttttacATGCTGTCTGCAGGGCACCTTTAAATAGCCAAATGCAtgctcctttcccctttccccttttcaTTTTACAAGCAGTTCTCCAGTTACAGAACTGCAACCACAGTTCCTCAGGGTTTCCCCACTCCTCTTCTAACATTTCTTTATCCCATTTAGGGTcagcccaaccttcctgggcgAAGCTCTTTTCTACCTTGCTAAAATCAGTGacaggcttcatgctgctgtattttgAACCGATATCAcaaatcctgccgactacgccaattctgtcagccgacggtcagggcagtgtgtgcgtgtgtgttatacccaagtcttcaactgctgagacagagtctcgttgcagcgggcagcctaggaggctggagggcaccctgaaaagtagtttaacgtccgtgactttactgctaggaccgaggtcccgtcgcagagggtagccaaacaggctaacagacgccccagtgtgtacaggaagagcttattacgcttcagatttcagctgctagaatttcataattccttcgcagcgggcagcctcggggagactgagaagcgccccaactgaattttgccacctgggtgtgacacaaattcaaacgcccaagctctccctatatctgtcccttttatgaccggctgaagttcttttgtttgtgttcggttcgggtacagcagcacgggttcaagtcagaagcttgacacgcactggcttatttataggagaaagaaagagaaaagaaataaagaaacttggttcagtgtatatagatatatatattttataagtgaatgagggcaccccacttgttcccaaagtttatagcaaaatcaccttaccaaaggtgatttacaatagaaatgaagcagtttgactttaagaaaactataataaagtaactaacttacaacagagagacaattagagtgtacacataaagaaaaacacattgcaggtacaattctcacccctgcgttccagacttggcgtggccagcgtctttctctcaatccctcgggaagaagtagggcgaggttgggcgtcccacggacctcgggagacaatcaatacctgccagcaggtgtaggtgattggagctcaaattgggtgggcaactcaaccctctttataccccttgggtcacatgggcttcttcctggtcttaagtggccaatcaggaaaaatggctttgaatgccaagtttcccacgaagggtgcaaagcataattcacacctgggaagatgcagacaatgggcacctctggtatgtgatgggcgaagattcctctcccgagacagtgcaggcgtgtcaattactgatactagccatcacggcgacgggaggcctcccagtcgtcagctagcccatttactgtctggtttctgtttatggtagaataagggacaggcaccacacctgcgttcccagggcatcaaaggctgactgcctttctcttgctctctggggggggggaaaacaagatggggctcgtggaaaaacaagatggggttttgtctggctacaggggggtgttgggggatgggggaggccaggcactgagtgtttgtagggttgccaggtgcccagtattttcgcctcctggcaggggaaaaattcagaaaataccggacatctcaggtgttcagtattctctgaatttttttaccggacaggaggtgaaaataccggactatccaggtgaataccagacacctggcaaccctagcctcagCCCTTCCTTCAGGTGCTGCCCCTAACCAAGCTAGCACAGGGTTGGTGTTTACAGCCCCCACATGAAGAGAAAGGGGCAATATGAGGCCAGAAGGTCCCCACCCCTTGGCAGTTGTGACGCATGTGCCGAAAGCAGGTAACCAAGAAACTCTGCTTCTCCCGGTTGGGACCTGGGTCCCCCTAAATCCTGCCTAGGATTT
Proteins encoded in this region:
- the LOC142831043 gene encoding endogenous retroviral envelope protein HEMO-like; translation: MTPDRALLFLLITAISAVPEHPLRNAIQTIASAADATNCWICTLLGSPTGLGVEFVPLNLNDWWNKSNVFKWGPAWFDDSSSSDYKLLNDSGKGTWGWHGQWQPTLWGQPLEYITGTSREVYPICFENKNGTGPHLGWLGDQQCTHIVSFNKKLKVWDVYPSATHQKPLRCGGYNISHSGTPLSSNVTIIPLNFSQYLEGKAWYNQSLFIIPNTGQIYNPTLVTSNTLLPNQCARTELFAADQVLQDLLLALHCTAANDSYCATHHTPKKGPTGTGWYKGPYSPILKEEPGLFFICGQKAYKYLPLNWMGRCSMGHAAPGGLTVHPHIMAPGITNLGSFLHRSPRRFSTNPLIIRPTGFHQFVRALLPWLGVAELEKAIVNVSGQIEQALNHTADALGLLNEQIQSVARFALQNRIALDAVLAQQGGVCAVINQSCCFYVNKSGQIEQDVLAIKGAVKVLHAVTEDGKASWLDWLAQHLGFSLTPFLHSIVNTILTVLLVVIACCMLLCIVKRLVYTATSSVQVRYMALGSDPNQSLDPKLSDQTLPIGRF